The DNA sequence TACGGATAAGACAATATACCGATGGAGTTTGGGGCTTGATGTACCCATGAATATAGAGGAACAGGAAGCGCATATGCGGCGGATGATCCAACGTTTGCTTGCGCTGTTTGTCTAAGATTCGAATACTGATTGCCGAGGACGAAAAAGAATGATATGAGTTAGTTGTAACGATAGATGGAGAGAAGGCATATGTTTTGTCATGTTCCTCTTCTCTTTTTTATTTGTAAAATTATAAAATGATTGATTTTTCACTAAAAGGCACAGAACGGTTGAAGTCTCTGCTCATCGTGGTACCATGAAAAGAGTAGCTCTACAGAAGGTAGTGAGGCTACTGTAACAAAAAAGGAGGCATTTGATGCTCAAAGACAAAACCATCATCTTTATCGGAGCGGGTTCGATGGCCGAGGCCATGATCGCCGGGATGGTGGCGCAGCAGAAGTTGATACCGCAACAGATTACAGCCGTCAATCGCAGCAACACAGACAGAAGGAAAAACCTCGCTGAGCAATATGGAATTCGTACGGCAGCGTTAGAAGATGCGAAGATCGCGGAAGCCGATGTTATCGTCCTGGCTGTCAAGCCGAAGGACGCGGAGAGTGTGCTTGAGGCAATCAAAGCGGACGTGCATTCTAAGCAATTGATCCTCTCGGTGCTCGCCGGCATCTCTTCAGCCTATATTGCTGAGATATTGACAGCTGAGCAGCCGGTAATCCGCGTGATGCCGAATACGTCAAGTACAATCGGTGAATCAGCTACAGCTATTGCGAAGGGCCAACATGCGGCGGCGGAACATATGGCGCTTGCTGAAGCGCTGCTTGATTCGATCGGTTCAGTAAACCGTATTGAAGAAGAACAGATGGATGTTTTTACAGGAATTGCAGGGAGCGGTCCAGCGTATATCTACTATCTTGTCGAACAGATGGAGAAAGCAGGGCAGGAGAACGGACTAGACGCCCGTCTTGCACGCGAGATTGCTGTGCAGACGATCTTCGGTGCAAGTCGAATGCTAATGGAGACCGATGAGTCCCCTGAAGCCTTGCGCAAAAAGGTGACATCGCCGAACGGCACGACTGCTGCGGGCCTTACCGCGCTTCAAGAAAATGGAGGCGGAGCAGCCATCAAGGCAGCTATTGAAAGTGCAGCAGCACGGTCGCGGGAACTCAGTGAAGAATTTGAGAAGCTTCCTGTTCGTTCGTAATTTATATACACGTAAAAAAAAGGAGGATTCCCAGCTATAGGGAATCCTCTTTTTTCTGATTTTATACGTTTGCGGAAGTACCGTTTTTCATTTCTTCAACCATGGTTTCTTCCATCTCTTCAAATGTATCTTGTACGGAAGCCTTCGGTTCTTTGGTCAGCAGGCTAACGATAATGACTGCGATTAGGCTGCTGAAGAAGCCGGGGATCATCTCATATAATGTATCAGACAGATCCATTTGTACCCATGTAATAACCGTGATGGCACCGACAATCATACCGGCAAGTGCGCCCCATTTCGTCATGCGCTTCCAATACAGACTTAGAAGAATGGCCGGTCCAAATGCCGAACCAAAGCCTGCCCATGCATACCCGACAAGTCCAAGAATGGTTTCACTGGCATTGAAGGCAAGTGAAATAGCAATGACTGCAATAAGCAGGACAGAGAGTCGTCCGATGAATACAAGCTCTTTATCGGTTGCGTTGCGGCGGAAGAACGCTTTATAGAAATCTTCTGTAACTGCGCTAGATGTGACCAAAAGCTGCGAAGAAATCGTACTCATAATCGCAGCGAGAATCGCCGCCAATAGAAATCCTGTAATTAACGGATGAAACAGAATATTGGAGAACTGGATAAAGACTGTCTCTGGATCAGTCAATTTCATATTATTTTTTGAATAGTAAGCGATACCAACCAGACCGGTGAACATCGCGCCAAGAATCGAGACAGCCATCCAGCCGATTCCAATCCGACGAGCTGGCTTTAATTCATTGACCGATGTAATAGCCATAAAGCGTACAATAATATGAGGTTGTCCAAAGTAGCCGAGTCCCCAGGCGAGGAACGAAATCACGCCGATAACGGATGTTCCTTTGAATAAATCAAGCAATGTTGGGTCAATGTTGCGAACTTCGCTAAACGTCGCCTGGAAACCGCCTACGTCTGTAAGCGCAACGATGGGAACGAGAATGAGGGCGATAAACATGATGCACCCTTGCACAAAGTCTGTCCAGCTTACCGCGAGAAAGCCGCCAAATAGTGTATAAGCGACAACGACGCCTGCTGTGACAAATAAGCCGATTTTATAATCAAGGCCGAATGAGCTTTCAAATAAGCGTCCGCCGGATACCATTCCTGCTGTACAGTAAAGCGTAAAGAACACAAGAATGACAGCGGCGGAAGTAAAACGGATGATTTTCGTACGGTCTTTGAAGCGATTTTCTAGAAAGTCAGGAATTGTAATGGAGTCATTAGCCACTTCGGTATACGTACGCAGACGTGGCGCGACTACAAGATAATTCACATACGCACCGATAAGCAGTCCTACTGCGATCCATGCGCTTGATAAACCTGTCGCATACATTGCGCCAGGAAGTCCCATCAGCATCCAACCACTCATATCAGAAGCACCGGCAGAAAGCGCGGTAACGCCAGGGCCTAAACCGCGCCCACCGAGCATGTAATCGGATAAATCCGATGTGCGGCGGTATGCCCAGTACCCGATAAAGAGCATAAGAGCCATGTAAACTGTAATTGAAATTAGTACTTGTACTTGCAAAATAAGCGTCTCTCCTTACATCAATGATTTAAGTGTATGGTGCATATCCGTTCTCACTCGATTTTGCTTACGAGTTACTACACTACCAGACGTTACCCGTGCATTCAAGGCGATCAAACTTGAATTTTCAGGCAATATAGTTAGCAGAACGATTGATATAACAAAGATGTAAGCGCTTACTAAAAATAGAAGAAGTAAAACTAATATGAATTTTCGTTCATGAATCAACCTACAGATATGGATAGAAAAGGAAGACCGCGACTCAGAAGAGAGCGCGGTCAGTGTAAAGCTCATATGGCTATAGTATTTTTTTGTTCTCGTTTCACATACAGCCTATACAGAATAAAGGCTAACGCTGAGATGATAAGACCTGATACGTACGGCAGCCCTATCTGCATTGAATAAAGCATACCGCCGATTGGAGGTCCGGCGATACGGCCCAATGAATCAAACGAGGACAACAGCCCGGTGGCGCTTCCCTGCCCGACTTCTGTCCGCTTCGTTATCAGAGCCGATACACTTGGGCGGATGACGCCATTTCCAAGGCCGAAGATCGTCAGGAAAATCGCAGCCGTCGTAAAGCTATTTGTAAAAAGAATGAGACCAAAGCCAATGGCTGATACGACAAGCCCCATCTGTATTACTGCGCCTTCCCCGAATTTTTTGGTTAGCCGGCCGACGAGTCCTCCCTGGACTACTGCTCCGGCAAGCCCCATAATCATAAAAATATACCCAAGATTGGTAGTGCCAATCCCCGCCCGATCGAATGCAAAATAAGCGAAGGTTGCTTCTAAGCCTGCAAGTGAGAAGGAAACAAACAATTGCAGAACATACAGAACAGAGGTCGGACCGCTGAACGCTTTCCAGCGCGATTCCTTCGTCTTGCTAGAAGATTGGATGCGCTTCTCTTTCGGCAGCGATTCCTTAAGAACAAATAAGACGAAGAACACTGTAATCGCTGATACGATCCCAGCAATAAGAAAAGGTGTACTTAGGCTGTTCTTGGAAAATATACCGCCAATAGCCGGACCAAAAATAAATCCAAGTCCAACAGCTGCGCCGATGATGCCCATTCCTTTTCCCCGATCTTCCGGGGTTGTAATGTCGGCTACATACGCCATAGTTGTCGGCATATTGGCCGATGAAAGAAACCCAGCAAGAATGCGGGCTGCAAAAAGCATCCACAACTCATCTGAGAATGCGAATAGGAAAAAGGACAGTGAAAGTCCTGTAATACCAATTAGCATAACGGGCTTGCGACCGATCCGATCCGAGATACTGCCCCACATCGGAGCGAATAATAGCTGCATAAGCGAATATACCGCCATTAGCCATCCAAGCTGCGCCGGCGTAGCGCCCACTTGTTCAGCGAAGAAAGGAAGAACCGGAATGATGATGCCAAAACCTACCATGACAAGAAACATTACAGCAAATAAAACAGGGAGTGCTTTCTTATTCTCCATATAATACACCTCATTATCTATCCGTCCGTAAACGCGTAAGTTTTAATCAATCTGACTGTGATTATACGACTTTCCTACTTGAATAGTCAAGTGTGACTAAGGTAGAAAAGATGTGTTTATTCCCATTATTTTGATGCTGTATGCATGTCTGATGTGCTGCTTCTGAGGAAAAAATTGAAAATGCGGCAGGAAGCAAGCTATAGGAT is a window from the Aneurinibacillus sp. REN35 genome containing:
- the proC gene encoding pyrroline-5-carboxylate reductase: MLKDKTIIFIGAGSMAEAMIAGMVAQQKLIPQQITAVNRSNTDRRKNLAEQYGIRTAALEDAKIAEADVIVLAVKPKDAESVLEAIKADVHSKQLILSVLAGISSAYIAEILTAEQPVIRVMPNTSSTIGESATAIAKGQHAAAEHMALAEALLDSIGSVNRIEEEQMDVFTGIAGSGPAYIYYLVEQMEKAGQENGLDARLAREIAVQTIFGASRMLMETDESPEALRKKVTSPNGTTAAGLTALQENGGGAAIKAAIESAAARSRELSEEFEKLPVRS
- the putP gene encoding sodium/proline symporter PutP codes for the protein MQVQVLISITVYMALMLFIGYWAYRRTSDLSDYMLGGRGLGPGVTALSAGASDMSGWMLMGLPGAMYATGLSSAWIAVGLLIGAYVNYLVVAPRLRTYTEVANDSITIPDFLENRFKDRTKIIRFTSAAVILVFFTLYCTAGMVSGGRLFESSFGLDYKIGLFVTAGVVVAYTLFGGFLAVSWTDFVQGCIMFIALILVPIVALTDVGGFQATFSEVRNIDPTLLDLFKGTSVIGVISFLAWGLGYFGQPHIIVRFMAITSVNELKPARRIGIGWMAVSILGAMFTGLVGIAYYSKNNMKLTDPETVFIQFSNILFHPLITGFLLAAILAAIMSTISSQLLVTSSAVTEDFYKAFFRRNATDKELVFIGRLSVLLIAVIAISLAFNASETILGLVGYAWAGFGSAFGPAILLSLYWKRMTKWGALAGMIVGAITVITWVQMDLSDTLYEMIPGFFSSLIAVIIVSLLTKEPKASVQDTFEEMEETMVEEMKNGTSANV
- a CDS encoding MFS transporter, which translates into the protein MENKKALPVLFAVMFLVMVGFGIIIPVLPFFAEQVGATPAQLGWLMAVYSLMQLLFAPMWGSISDRIGRKPVMLIGITGLSLSFFLFAFSDELWMLFAARILAGFLSSANMPTTMAYVADITTPEDRGKGMGIIGAAVGLGFIFGPAIGGIFSKNSLSTPFLIAGIVSAITVFFVLFVLKESLPKEKRIQSSSKTKESRWKAFSGPTSVLYVLQLFVSFSLAGLEATFAYFAFDRAGIGTTNLGYIFMIMGLAGAVVQGGLVGRLTKKFGEGAVIQMGLVVSAIGFGLILFTNSFTTAAIFLTIFGLGNGVIRPSVSALITKRTEVGQGSATGLLSSFDSLGRIAGPPIGGMLYSMQIGLPYVSGLIISALAFILYRLYVKREQKNTIAI